The Planctomycetia bacterium genome has a segment encoding these proteins:
- a CDS encoding DUF1080 domain-containing protein: MYRSRILLWVSIAVLSVYTPTSHAQSEHAAIKPVDRKEKWWQDRHAKALEFAQDGNPAVMFIGDSITQGWEGAGKAEWEKRFAPMIAINLGFSGDRTQHVIWRLTTGNEMEAYRPKAAMIMIGTNNSGSDSAEHIAEGIENIVRIIRQKSPQTKILLLAVFPRGEKPDNPQRLKLIEVNKRISQLHDGQTVTFLDIGDKFLNQDGTLPKEIMPDFLHLSPKGYTIWADAVEGPLKAMVKANTVVTPASTLPAGFKAIFNGKDLSGWYGWNIHAAGASPAELAKLPANDRAKKIAEWTADAEKHWRVEPADASASQAEAWMLVPKRSLLPRLFRRNRERFELVPANPMMNAEQATLYQVQNGELVNDGHGAYLATEKNYRDYELILEYRTVPRADSGIYLKATPQVQIWDPTEKAKFNIGADKGSGGLWNNSPGARGKDPMFRADKPFGEWNKFRVLQIGERTTVWLNDKIVVDDAVMENFWDRKKRLMNDGPIILQTHGGEIRWRNIAVREITTEEANDWLRKQSGKGFKSIFNGHNLDGWTDASDNYEVKDDAIVCKKGKGGVLYTKEKYSNFVVRLEFKLPPGGNNGLAIRYPGNGDPAYSGMCELQVLDNEAAQYTKLDPRQYHGSAYGMAAAHRGYLRPTGEWNFQEVHVVGSKIKVELNGTIILETDLSDIKQYMANSPHPGKELTTGHFGFAGHNDPVMFRKIEIKRKG, from the coding sequence ATGTATCGCAGTAGGATTCTCTTGTGGGTGAGCATTGCAGTTCTGTCGGTTTACACTCCAACAAGTCATGCCCAATCAGAACATGCCGCCATCAAGCCGGTTGATCGCAAGGAAAAATGGTGGCAGGATCGTCATGCCAAGGCTCTGGAGTTCGCTCAGGATGGCAACCCGGCAGTCATGTTTATTGGCGATTCCATCACACAGGGCTGGGAAGGCGCAGGCAAAGCCGAGTGGGAAAAACGCTTCGCTCCAATGATTGCCATCAATCTGGGTTTCAGCGGTGACCGAACACAACATGTTATCTGGCGGCTTACCACTGGTAATGAAATGGAAGCTTATCGCCCCAAAGCTGCCATGATCATGATCGGTACGAACAACAGTGGTAGCGATTCTGCTGAGCACATCGCTGAGGGTATCGAGAACATCGTTCGCATCATTCGTCAGAAGTCTCCACAGACCAAAATACTTTTGCTGGCAGTATTCCCACGCGGCGAAAAGCCTGATAATCCCCAGCGGCTTAAACTCATTGAAGTGAACAAACGAATCAGTCAACTGCACGATGGTCAGACAGTAACCTTCCTTGATATTGGTGACAAATTCCTAAATCAGGATGGCACACTTCCCAAGGAAATCATGCCTGATTTCCTTCATCTTTCACCCAAGGGTTACACCATCTGGGCTGATGCTGTAGAAGGACCACTCAAGGCTATGGTGAAGGCGAATACGGTAGTTACACCAGCATCGACATTACCAGCTGGTTTCAAAGCGATCTTTAATGGCAAAGATTTATCAGGCTGGTATGGCTGGAATATCCATGCTGCGGGAGCAAGCCCTGCTGAACTGGCGAAGTTGCCTGCCAACGACCGCGCCAAGAAGATTGCTGAATGGACTGCTGATGCTGAAAAGCATTGGCGAGTAGAGCCAGCTGATGCTTCGGCATCACAAGCAGAAGCCTGGATGCTAGTGCCCAAACGCTCGTTGCTGCCTCGCCTGTTTCGTCGTAACCGCGAGCGATTCGAACTGGTACCCGCCAATCCGATGATGAATGCCGAGCAGGCTACCCTCTACCAGGTGCAAAATGGGGAACTTGTCAACGATGGCCACGGTGCATACCTGGCGACCGAGAAAAACTACCGTGATTATGAACTGATCCTGGAGTATCGCACGGTGCCTCGTGCGGACAGTGGTATCTATCTGAAGGCAACGCCGCAGGTGCAGATCTGGGACCCCACAGAAAAAGCCAAGTTTAATATCGGGGCAGATAAAGGTTCAGGTGGCTTGTGGAACAATAGCCCGGGTGCCAGAGGTAAAGACCCGATGTTCCGGGCCGACAAGCCGTTTGGCGAATGGAACAAGTTTCGCGTGCTGCAGATCGGCGAACGAACCACCGTATGGCTCAATGACAAGATCGTGGTTGATGACGCAGTCATGGAGAATTTCTGGGATCGGAAAAAACGCCTGATGAACGATGGCCCGATCATCCTGCAGACGCATGGCGGTGAAATCCGCTGGCGAAACATCGCCGTTCGCGAAATTACCACGGAAGAGGCGAACGACTGGCTGAGAAAGCAATCAGGCAAAGGTTTTAAGTCCATCTTCAATGGCCATAATCTTGATGGCTGGACTGACGCCAGCGACAATTACGAAGTCAAAGACGATGCCATCGTTTGCAAAAAAGGCAAAGGTGGCGTGCTGTATACCAAGGAAAAATACAGCAATTTCGTTGTGCGGCTGGAATTCAAGTTGCCTCCAGGTGGCAATAATGGGTTGGCTATTCGTTATCCAGGAAATGGCGACCCTGCTTATTCTGGTATGTGCGAACTTCAGGTGCTTGATAACGAAGCTGCCCAGTACACCAAGCTCGATCCACGGCAGTATCATGGCTCAGCCTACGGCATGGCTGCTGCCCATCGTGGCTACCTGCGACCCACCGGTGAATGGAATTTCCAGGAAGTGCACGTGGTAGGCAGCAAAATTAAAGTCGAACTGAACGGTACGATTATCCTCGAAACCGATTTAAGTGACATCAAACAATACATGGCTAACTCGCCCCATCCCGGCAAGGAACTGACCACAGGCCATTTTGGCTTCGCTGGCCACAACGATCCGGTTATGTTCAGAAAGATTGAGATCAAGCGGAAGGGGTAG